A stretch of the Spartinivicinus ruber genome encodes the following:
- a CDS encoding tyrosine-type recombinase/integrase — MAKGQNPNYPRKGSQIKVEPIRDKRAITRIKKLLEDIPRENCIFTLGINTAFRANELLSIRAQQVHMIEHGSYLDIKQKKTKKYRKVVLNQAATDAIQQLLASRDYAPDDLLFQGQRGPITVPTVNRMVKEWCRNVGLKGNYGSHTLRKTWGYWQRKGNNAPVPVLMEAFGHATQKQTLDYLGIEEKEIHELYLYEI, encoded by the coding sequence ATGGCAAAAGGTCAGAATCCGAACTATCCACGCAAAGGGTCACAAATCAAAGTCGAACCCATTCGCGACAAACGCGCCATCACCCGAATTAAAAAATTATTAGAAGATATACCACGAGAGAATTGTATTTTTACGTTGGGAATTAATACGGCATTTCGTGCCAATGAATTATTATCAATTCGTGCTCAGCAAGTGCACATGATCGAGCACGGTTCTTATTTAGATATTAAACAGAAAAAAACTAAAAAATATCGCAAGGTGGTACTGAACCAAGCCGCCACCGATGCAATACAACAACTACTGGCTAGCCGAGACTATGCACCTGACGACCTACTATTTCAGGGGCAACGCGGACCCATTACTGTACCCACTGTTAACCGGATGGTAAAGGAGTGGTGCCGTAACGTAGGACTCAAAGGCAACTACGGCAGCCACACCCTACGCAAGACCTGGGGCTACTGGCAGCGGAAAGGTAACAACGCCCCGGTGCCCGTGCTGATGGAAGCCTTTGGGCATGCTACGCAGAAACAAACCTTGGACTATTTAGGCATTGAAGAGAAGGAGATCCACGAGCTGTATTTGTATGAGATTTAG